A DNA window from Nitratidesulfovibrio sp. SRB-5 contains the following coding sequences:
- a CDS encoding HlyD family efflux transporter periplasmic adaptor subunit, which yields MKKRILVLAVLALCMVGGVLAWRALRPAPDAGPVVLYGNVDLRQVSLAFKDAERVARVLAREGDRLAPGALVAVLETDRLDREISRAKARVVAQAAALARLENGSRPQEKRRARADADAAAVELDNARRTYDRLRALSGTGAAREQDVDDALAAHDRAAARLRVAQAQLALVEEGPRREDIDEARAALAAQRADLAVLEQRRADSELRAPSSGVVRSRLLEPGDMASAQRPVCTVAITDPKWVRAYLTETQLGRVHEGMPAEVGIDARPGQPLEGWLGFISPTAEFTPRNVETPELRTSLVYEARVFVRDPDDVLRLGMPATVTLREGHVVPVRTGEASQANATVAASPAAQAGAPQ from the coding sequence ATGAAGAAACGCATTCTCGTCCTCGCCGTGCTGGCGCTGTGCATGGTCGGCGGCGTGCTGGCCTGGCGCGCCCTGCGCCCCGCGCCCGACGCGGGGCCGGTGGTGCTGTACGGCAACGTGGACCTGCGCCAGGTTTCCCTGGCCTTCAAGGACGCCGAACGGGTGGCCCGCGTGCTGGCCCGCGAAGGCGACCGGCTGGCCCCCGGCGCGCTGGTGGCCGTGCTGGAAACGGACCGCCTGGACCGCGAGATTTCCCGCGCCAAGGCCCGCGTGGTCGCCCAGGCCGCCGCGCTGGCCCGGCTGGAAAACGGATCGCGCCCGCAGGAAAAACGCCGCGCCCGCGCCGATGCCGATGCCGCCGCCGTGGAACTGGACAACGCCCGCCGCACCTACGACCGGCTGCGCGCCCTGTCCGGCACCGGGGCCGCGCGCGAGCAGGACGTGGACGACGCCCTGGCCGCGCACGACCGCGCCGCCGCCCGCCTGCGGGTGGCCCAGGCCCAGCTGGCCCTGGTGGAGGAAGGCCCCCGGCGCGAGGACATCGACGAGGCCCGCGCCGCGCTGGCCGCCCAGCGGGCCGACCTGGCCGTGCTGGAGCAGCGCCGCGCGGACAGCGAACTGCGCGCCCCCTCGTCCGGGGTGGTGCGCTCGCGCCTGCTGGAGCCGGGCGACATGGCCTCTGCCCAGCGCCCGGTGTGCACCGTGGCCATTACCGACCCCAAATGGGTGCGCGCCTACCTGACGGAAACCCAGCTTGGCCGGGTGCACGAAGGCATGCCCGCAGAGGTGGGCATCGACGCGCGGCCCGGCCAGCCGCTGGAAGGCTGGCTGGGGTTCATCTCGCCCACGGCGGAATTCACCCCCCGCAACGTGGAAACGCCGGAACTGCGCACCTCGCTGGTGTACGAGGCCCGTGTGTTCGTGCGCGACCCCGACGACGTGCTGCGCCTGGGCATGCCCGCCACGGTAACCCTGCGCGAGGGCCACGTGGTGCCCGTGCGTACCGGCGAGGCAAGCCAGGCCAACGCCACGGTCGCAGCGTCTCCCGCCGCGCAGGCCGGAGCCCCGCAATGA